In Embleya scabrispora, the DNA window CCAGGCCGTCGGCGTACCGGTTGAGCTGGTGCCGGCCGTGGAATCGCGGTGCGGTGACCTTCTTCTCGTACGGGTAGTACTCGGTGTTCGCCTTCTTGAACATCGTCGCGAAGGTGACACCGAACCCCGCGACCGGTCCGAGGAACTTGGGCACGGGTCTATGCCTCTCCTTCAGTGCGGTCGGCCGGGAGCTCCGCCGCCGGCGCGCCGACCGGCTCCGGTCTGCGCACGTTGCGGCGCGGCACCGGCGGGAGTTGCTGGCCCGGCATGGGCGGTACGGGGAACCCGCCCGCCATCGGGTCGAACGTTTCGGGACCGGCCGCCTTGGCGGCGGCCTCCTCGTCCGCGTCCTTGTTCGGGGTGACCGCGTCCCACAGGATCGACAGCAGGAGCAGGGCGACCACGCCGCCCGCCACCCACAACACGATCCGGGACTGCTCGTAGCCCTCGTTCTTGAGCGCGCGCACGGTGGCGACCAGCATCAGCCACACCAGCGAGAGCGGGATCAGCACCTTCCAGCCGATCTTCATGAACTGGTCGTAGCGGAACCGGGGAAGCGTGCCGCGCAGCCAGATGAAGACGAAGATGAACGCCTGGACCTTGAGGAAGTACCACAGGAACGGCCACCAGCCGGAGTTGGCGCCGTCCCACACCGCGGTGATCGGCCAGGGGGCCAGGTAGCCGCCGAGGAACAGGGTGGTCGCCAGCGAGCTGACCACGACCATGTTCACGTACTCGGCGAGGAAGAACAGCGCGAACTTCAGCGACGAGTATTCGGTGTGGAAGCCGCCGACCAACTCGCCCTCGGCCTCGGGCAGGTCGAACGGCGCCCGGTTGGTCTCGCCGATCATCGCGACCACGTAGATGATGAACGAGACCGGCAGCAGGACCGCGTACCAGGTGTCCTGCTGCGCGGCGACGATCTCCGAGGTGGACATCGAGCCGGAGTAGAGGAACACCGCCGCGAAGGACAGTCCCATCGCGATCTCGTACGAGATCATCTGGGCCGAGCTGCGCAGCCCGCCGAGCAGCGGGTAGGTCGAGCCGGAGGACCAGCCCGCGAGCACGATGCCGTAGATGCCCACGGACGCGACCGCGAGGATGTAGAGGACCGCGACCGGCAGGTCGGTCAGCTGCAGGTGCGTGCGGTGCCCGAAGATGGAGACCTCGGGGCCGAAGGGGATCACCGCGAACGCCATGAACGCCGGGACCATCGCCACGATCGGCGCGATGATGTAGACGGCCTTGTCGGCGCCCTTGACGGTGATGTCCTCCTTGAGCGCGAGCTTCACGCCGTCCGCGAGGGACTGGAGCAGGCCCTGCGGGCCGGTGTACTTGGGCCCGATGCGCATCTGCATCCAGGCCACGACCTTGCGTTCCCACCAGATCGCGAACAGCGTCATGACGACGCAGAACGCGAAGATGAGCACCGCCTTGAGCAGGATCAGCCACCAGACGTCGGTACCGAACCCGACCGCGGCGAGCTGCATGCCGCTGTCCGTCACCGCTCCTCCTCATGAACGTGTGCGGTCCGACCGTTGAGGCCGGTGTTGTCGGGCGGGCCCTCCGCGTGCGCGAAGTCGAGCACCGCCGGGCGGATGCGGACCACCTCGCCGGGGGCGACCCGCAGTGCGCGACGCACCGGCGAGCCGGGCGAGTTCGCGGGCAGGAACACCACGCGCTCGGTCATGTCGGTGATGCGCAGCGGCAACGTGACCTCCCCGTGCAACGAGGTCACGGTGACGCCGCCGCCGTCCTCGGCGCCGATCTCGGCGGCCGTGGACGCGCAGAGCCGGACCACCGGCGCACGCCGGGTGCCCGCCAGATGGGGTTCGCCGTCCTGGCCGCGCCCCTCGTCCAGGAGCAGGCGCCAGGAGGCGAGTACGGCCTCGCCCGCGCCGGGGCGCGGGAGTTCGCGGGCGCGGCCCTCGGGGGCCGGTCCGCGGTCGCCGGTCCACCGGCCGAGTCGGCGCAGCTCGCGCCGGGCGGCGGTGAGCGAGGGCAGCTCGATCGGGGTGCCCTCGCGCTGTTCGGCCATCGCCTCGGCGATCGCGTCCAGCACCCGCAGGTCGGACATGACCGCGGCCAGGTCGCCGGTGAGCTGGTCCTTCTTCAACACCGTGGCGAACGGGCGCTCCCGGCCCTCCCAGTCGACGAAGGTGCCGGGCTTCTCGGCGGCGGCGGCGACGGGGAAGACCACGTCGGCGCGTTCGGTGACCGCGCTGTGCCGCAGTTCGAGGCTGACCACGAAGCGGGCCGCGTCCAGGGCGACCAGCGCGGCGGCCGGGTCGGGCAGGTCGTCCACCTCGACGCCGCCGACCACGAGCGCGGCCAGGCGCTGTTCGCGGACGGCGGTCAGGATCGCGGTGGTGTCCAGGCCGTAGCCGGCGGGCAGCGCGGCGACCCCCCAGGCGGCGGCCACCTCGGCGCGGGCCTCGGGGTGGTCGACCGGCCGGCCGCCCGGCAGCAGGTTGTACAGCGCGCCCGCGTCCGCCGCGCCGCGCTCGCCCGCGCGCCGGGGCACCCAGGCGAGTCGGGCGCCGGTGCGTGCGGCCAGCGCGCTCGCCGCGGCGAGGGCGCCCGGCACGCCGGCGAGGCGTTCGCCGAGCAGCACCACCGCGCCCGGCTTGCGCAACACCTCGGCCGCGCCGCGAGCGAGTTCGCCGGTGACCTCCGGGTCGGCGAGGGCGGAGAGCCATTCGGTCTCGGTGCCGGGTGCGGCCCGCAGCAGGGTGCCGCCCATCCGGGTCAGCCCGGAGGAGGCGAACGGCGCGACGCCGTACACCTTCAGGCCCTTGCGGGAGGCCTTGCGCAGCCGCAGGAAGACGATCGGCGACTCGTCCTCGGGCTCGAAGCCGACCAGGAGCACGCCGGGGGCCTTCTCCAGGTCGGCGTAGGTGACCCCGAGCCCGGTGCCGGCCACCCGCTGGGCCAGGAACTCGGCCTCCTCCGCGGAGTGTTCGCGGGCACGGAAGTCGATGTCGTTGCTGTCCAGCGCGACCCGGGCGAACTTGCCGTAGGCGTACGCGTCTTCGAGCGTGGC includes these proteins:
- a CDS encoding NADH-quinone oxidoreductase subunit G, coding for MTVTTNTPAGGPPAPKPEDLVTISVDGIDVSVPKGTLVIRAAELIGIQIPRFCDHPLLDPVGACRQCLVDVEGQRKPLASCTTTVTDGMVVRTQLTSPVAKKSQDGVMELLLINHPLDCPVCDKGGECPLQNQAMGAGRATSRFTEVKRTFPKPLRISSEVLLDRERCVLCARCTRFSEQVAGDPFIALIERGALQQVGIYEKQPFESYFSGNTIQICPVGALTSAAYRFRARPFDLVSSPTTCEHCASGCSLRADHRRGKVLRRLAGDEPEVNEEWNCDKGRFAFRYATRQDRLTSPLIRDEESGELVPASWSEALGVAARGLAAARGSAGVLVGGRATLEDAYAYGKFARVALDSNDIDFRAREHSAEEAEFLAQRVAGTGLGVTYADLEKAPGVLLVGFEPEDESPIVFLRLRKASRKGLKVYGVAPFASSGLTRMGGTLLRAAPGTETEWLSALADPEVTGELARGAAEVLRKPGAVVLLGERLAGVPGALAAASALAARTGARLAWVPRRAGERGAADAGALYNLLPGGRPVDHPEARAEVAAAWGVAALPAGYGLDTTAILTAVREQRLAALVVGGVEVDDLPDPAAALVALDAARFVVSLELRHSAVTERADVVFPVAAAAEKPGTFVDWEGRERPFATVLKKDQLTGDLAAVMSDLRVLDAIAEAMAEQREGTPIELPSLTAARRELRRLGRWTGDRGPAPEGRARELPRPGAGEAVLASWRLLLDEGRGQDGEPHLAGTRRAPVVRLCASTAAEIGAEDGGGVTVTSLHGEVTLPLRITDMTERVVFLPANSPGSPVRRALRVAPGEVVRIRPAVLDFAHAEGPPDNTGLNGRTAHVHEEER
- the nuoH gene encoding NADH-quinone oxidoreductase subunit NuoH, with the translated sequence MQLAAVGFGTDVWWLILLKAVLIFAFCVVMTLFAIWWERKVVAWMQMRIGPKYTGPQGLLQSLADGVKLALKEDITVKGADKAVYIIAPIVAMVPAFMAFAVIPFGPEVSIFGHRTHLQLTDLPVAVLYILAVASVGIYGIVLAGWSSGSTYPLLGGLRSSAQMISYEIAMGLSFAAVFLYSGSMSTSEIVAAQQDTWYAVLLPVSFIIYVVAMIGETNRAPFDLPEAEGELVGGFHTEYSSLKFALFFLAEYVNMVVVSSLATTLFLGGYLAPWPITAVWDGANSGWWPFLWYFLKVQAFIFVFIWLRGTLPRFRYDQFMKIGWKVLIPLSLVWLMLVATVRALKNEGYEQSRIVLWVAGGVVALLLLSILWDAVTPNKDADEEAAAKAAGPETFDPMAGGFPVPPMPGQQLPPVPRRNVRRPEPVGAPAAELPADRTEGEA